One Aciduliprofundum boonei T469 genomic region harbors:
- a CDS encoding helix-turn-helix transcriptional regulator, which translates to MVQKIPEKIKKEIEAKGGIEKIIKEIPPKKDIKKIAFIHHALSDEIRLKILFFLNIQESCVCLIKEITGLSYSKLSYHLKILKDAGLIKSRKLGNYIIYSISKKGKFFIDKCMIK; encoded by the coding sequence ATGGTTCAAAAAATACCTGAAAAAATAAAGAAAGAAATTGAAGCAAAGGGAGGTATCGAAAAGATAATAAAAGAAATTCCCCCAAAAAAAGATATAAAAAAAATTGCATTTATACATCATGCCCTTTCAGATGAGATCCGCCTAAAAATCCTGTTTTTTTTAAATATTCAGGAGTCTTGCGTGTGCCTCATAAAAGAAATTACAGGTTTATCCTACTCTAAACTCTCATACCATCTCAAAATCTTAAAGGATGCTGGATTAATAAAAAGCAGAAAACTCGGAAATTACATTATATATTCTATCTCCAAAAAAGGCAAATTCTTTATTGATAAGTGTATGATAAAATAG
- the hypF gene encoding carbamoyltransferase HypF, which yields MKCVKIKVNGIVQGVGFRPFIYRIAHTNKLTGYVKNLGDAGVEIVVQGSDINIENFIKDLKLKAPPLARIQKINYEYIPPRNFKDFKIEGSSRIKGEGNSIIPPDVAICDDCLKELFNPTDRRYMYPFIVCTNCGPRFSIIEDLPYDRDNTSMKDFPMCEKCGEEYEDPLNRRYHAEPICCENCGPQYVLIDKNNVQIPGEPLKNAAVLIDKGYIIAIKGIGGFHIACDARNDETVGELRKRIRRKAQPFAIMARDLNTIEEFAIIDDEEKEEINSYRRPITLLKKRDPFPLPDNLSPGLHTIGVMLPYTGLHYILFHHSQSDVYVMTSANYPDFPMIKDNDKIQEIKDAVDYFLIHNRRIVNRVDDSVVRFVDGKRAVIRRSRGFVPLPVGKTLRYNGIAMGAELMNSFSIIKNEKIYPSQYIGNTSKVEVMDFFQIALNRFRSLLNINDADLVIRDSHPLYNTSQFGDKLGEEMGVEVLKVQHHFAHIASIMAEANIDEIIGIAIDAVGYGLDGNTWGGEIIEISNSGIKRLEHISYYLLPGGDLAAYYPIRSLIGLLSISYDEEEIEKIVKDRCPDAVNTLKYGKQELYLILKQLQKKINVAYTSSTGRLLDAVSVLLNVSYERTYEGEPAMKLESIAMGGQDLEFKIPWNKGIEVHQLLPQIINTRGSKKNIAYSVHTSLAKTLANAAIYYAEERGIKKIGVSGGVAYNQIIMGKMRKIIEGKGYNFISTTEVPRGDNGISVGQAYIGGLYLNGYVRRDEIG from the coding sequence ATGAAATGCGTGAAAATAAAAGTGAACGGAATTGTCCAAGGCGTAGGATTCCGACCATTCATATACAGAATTGCCCACACCAATAAATTGACAGGATATGTAAAGAATCTTGGCGATGCTGGTGTTGAGATCGTCGTGCAGGGAAGTGATATAAATATAGAGAATTTTATAAAAGATTTAAAACTCAAAGCCCCGCCTCTAGCAAGAATACAGAAAATTAACTATGAATATATTCCCCCACGAAATTTCAAAGATTTTAAGATAGAGGGAAGCTCCAGAATAAAAGGAGAGGGCAATTCAATAATACCACCAGATGTGGCAATATGTGATGATTGTCTTAAAGAATTGTTCAATCCAACAGATAGAAGATACATGTATCCATTTATTGTATGTACAAACTGCGGACCAAGATTCTCCATTATAGAGGATTTGCCATACGACAGGGATAATACATCTATGAAGGATTTCCCCATGTGTGAAAAATGCGGAGAAGAGTACGAAGACCCACTAAATAGAAGATACCATGCAGAGCCCATATGCTGCGAGAACTGTGGTCCACAGTATGTTTTAATTGATAAAAATAATGTTCAAATTCCTGGTGAACCATTAAAAAATGCAGCAGTGCTAATCGATAAAGGATATATAATCGCTATTAAAGGCATCGGTGGTTTTCACATAGCGTGTGATGCTAGAAATGATGAAACAGTTGGAGAACTGAGAAAAAGGATAAGGAGAAAGGCGCAGCCCTTTGCGATAATGGCAAGGGATCTCAATACGATTGAAGAATTTGCTATAATAGATGATGAGGAGAAAGAGGAAATAAATAGTTACAGGAGACCCATAACATTATTGAAAAAGAGGGATCCATTCCCCTTACCAGATAACCTTTCTCCCGGATTGCACACAATTGGTGTTATGCTTCCTTATACTGGCTTGCATTATATTCTCTTCCACCATTCGCAAAGTGATGTTTATGTGATGACCTCTGCAAATTATCCCGATTTTCCTATGATAAAGGATAACGATAAAATTCAAGAAATAAAAGATGCAGTAGATTATTTCTTGATTCATAATAGAAGGATAGTAAATCGCGTTGATGATAGTGTTGTAAGATTCGTTGATGGGAAAAGAGCAGTGATAAGGCGCTCTCGGGGATTTGTACCACTTCCCGTTGGAAAAACATTAAGGTATAATGGTATCGCCATGGGTGCCGAGCTTATGAACTCATTCTCTATTATTAAAAATGAAAAAATATATCCTAGTCAGTACATAGGCAACACTTCGAAGGTAGAAGTTATGGACTTTTTTCAAATAGCCTTGAATAGATTTCGATCTCTTTTAAACATCAATGATGCGGATTTAGTTATAAGAGATTCCCACCCCCTTTACAACACCTCACAGTTTGGAGATAAATTGGGTGAGGAAATGGGTGTGGAAGTATTAAAAGTCCAGCATCATTTTGCCCATATTGCATCCATAATGGCTGAGGCAAATATTGATGAGATAATAGGCATAGCCATTGATGCCGTGGGATATGGATTAGATGGAAACACCTGGGGAGGAGAGATAATAGAGATTTCAAACTCGGGAATTAAAAGGTTAGAGCATATAAGTTATTACCTTCTACCTGGCGGAGATTTAGCCGCGTATTATCCCATTCGCTCATTAATAGGTCTTCTTTCAATATCCTATGATGAGGAGGAGATCGAAAAGATTGTAAAAGATCGATGTCCCGATGCAGTAAATACATTAAAATATGGGAAACAAGAGCTCTATTTAATTCTTAAACAATTGCAGAAGAAGATAAATGTTGCATATACATCCTCTACAGGAAGGCTTTTAGACGCTGTATCTGTACTACTCAATGTATCCTATGAAAGAACCTACGAAGGTGAACCTGCTATGAAGCTGGAGAGTATAGCAATGGGTGGCCAGGATCTTGAATTCAAAATACCATGGAATAAGGGGATAGAAGTTCATCAGTTACTTCCTCAAATTATAAATACAAGGGGAAGTAAAAAGAATATTGCATATAGTGTTCATACATCCTTAGCCAAGACTCTGGCAAATGCTGCAATATATTACGCCGAAGAAAGAGGGATAAAAAAAATAGGAGTGAGTGGCGGTGTGGCGTATAATCAAATAATCATGGGCAAAATGAGGAAAATCATAGAAGGAAAAGGATATAATTTCATATCTACAACCGAGGTCCCTCGGGGAGATAATGGAATCAGTGTGGGACAGGCATATATTGGAGGTTTATATCTAAATGGATATGTAAGGAGGGATGAAATTGGATAG
- the hypE gene encoding hydrogenase expression/formation protein HypE, which translates to MKLDRIRMVDGAGGEAMERLIKEIILDNITLRSAGKVSLDDLDDGATISLDGEDIVFTIDGHTVKPIFFPGGDIGKLAVSGTVNDLAVMGAKPLALAISLIIEDGFSMDSLKNIMISIDKTGKDVPVPIITGDTKVVEDKIGIFAISAGIGKADKIVRDSGARVGDFVLINGGIGEHGFAIMSKREGIDFETSLVSDVSPLWSLIEDVAKCIGWENIHAMKDPTRGGLSEALNEMASKANVGIEIDEESVPIKSSVKAASEMLGISPFIMANEGKVVMIVADGYQDDAIEAMRKNKNGKDAAIIGRVIREYPGKVIIKTKIGGKRFIERPIGDPVPRVC; encoded by the coding sequence ATGAAATTGGATAGGATAAGAATGGTTGATGGTGCAGGTGGAGAAGCTATGGAGAGATTAATAAAAGAGATCATCTTGGATAACATAACTCTTAGAAGTGCAGGGAAGGTCTCTCTTGATGATTTGGATGATGGAGCTACCATAAGCCTCGATGGAGAAGATATTGTATTCACCATTGACGGCCATACTGTAAAACCCATCTTTTTCCCAGGTGGAGATATTGGAAAACTTGCGGTTAGTGGAACCGTTAATGACCTTGCAGTTATGGGTGCAAAGCCTCTTGCTCTGGCAATATCTCTAATTATTGAAGATGGTTTTTCAATGGATAGCCTAAAAAACATAATGATTTCTATTGATAAAACTGGAAAAGATGTTCCTGTTCCGATAATAACAGGAGATACAAAGGTTGTAGAGGACAAAATAGGGATATTTGCGATTTCCGCTGGAATAGGAAAGGCAGATAAAATTGTGAGAGATTCTGGAGCCAGAGTAGGAGATTTCGTTCTCATAAATGGAGGAATTGGCGAGCATGGTTTTGCTATAATGAGTAAACGCGAAGGCATAGATTTTGAAACTTCTTTGGTGAGCGATGTTTCTCCTTTATGGAGCCTTATTGAAGATGTAGCAAAATGTATCGGATGGGAAAATATTCATGCTATGAAAGATCCTACAAGAGGTGGATTAAGTGAGGCTCTTAATGAAATGGCATCAAAAGCCAATGTCGGTATAGAAATTGATGAGGAATCTGTCCCCATAAAATCCTCTGTAAAAGCAGCTAGTGAGATGCTTGGTATCTCGCCATTTATCATGGCAAATGAAGGAAAGGTCGTGATGATTGTAGCTGATGGATACCAGGATGATGCAATTGAAGCGATGAGAAAGAATAAAAATGGGAAAGATGCTGCGATTATTGGAAGAGTTATTAGAGAATATCCTGGTAAGGTAATAATAAAAACAAAAATAGGAGGTAAAAGATTTATAGAAAGACCTATAGGCGATCCCGTACCTAGAGTTTGTTAG
- the hypD gene encoding hydrogenase formation protein HypD has translation MSNNTAKKIIQGIFKEAKKIDKIVTFMDVCGTHEDTINKGGIRPILPKNIKIVAGPGCPVCITPVEDIVKMMEIAKKKDIIITTFGDMYRIPTPMGSFADFKASGHDVRIVYSIYDAYKIAQKTKKTVVHFSPGFETTTAPTAGILNDVWENDMENFKIYSVHRLTPPAVEFLIKAGTVFDGLITPGHVSAIIGVRGWAYITKRYGVPQVISGFEPEDVLLSIYMLLKMLNEGRVEIENEYKRVVKYEGNVPAQKSIEKFFEIKDAKWRALGVIPSSGLFLRKKYENLDIRSDIDISIPEMPDLERGCRCGEVLRGLILPDECPLFGRLCTPQTPIGPCMVSYEGTCQIFYKYGSLFGE, from the coding sequence ATGAGTAATAATACAGCTAAAAAAATTATACAGGGTATCTTTAAAGAGGCTAAAAAAATAGATAAAATAGTCACCTTTATGGATGTTTGTGGAACTCATGAAGACACCATCAACAAAGGTGGGATTAGGCCTATACTCCCAAAGAATATTAAGATAGTAGCTGGTCCAGGATGCCCCGTATGCATAACTCCAGTAGAAGATATAGTGAAGATGATGGAAATTGCTAAAAAAAAGGATATTATTATAACAACCTTTGGGGATATGTATCGCATTCCAACTCCTATGGGAAGTTTTGCGGATTTTAAAGCTTCCGGCCATGATGTCAGGATTGTATACTCCATCTACGATGCATATAAAATCGCTCAAAAAACCAAAAAGACAGTAGTTCATTTCTCTCCAGGATTTGAAACTACTACCGCCCCCACTGCAGGAATATTAAATGATGTGTGGGAGAATGATATGGAAAATTTCAAAATATACTCAGTACACAGGCTCACGCCCCCTGCGGTAGAATTTCTAATAAAAGCCGGAACAGTTTTTGACGGGCTTATAACACCTGGTCATGTATCTGCAATAATTGGAGTGAGAGGATGGGCTTACATCACAAAAAGATATGGTGTACCTCAGGTTATCTCTGGGTTTGAACCAGAAGATGTGCTCTTAAGCATATATATGCTTCTTAAAATGCTCAACGAGGGAAGGGTTGAAATAGAGAATGAGTATAAAAGAGTGGTTAAATACGAGGGAAATGTGCCCGCACAGAAGAGTATTGAGAAATTCTTTGAGATTAAAGATGCAAAATGGAGAGCTCTTGGAGTTATTCCTAGTAGTGGATTATTTCTTCGGAAAAAATACGAGAATCTGGACATAAGAAGTGATATAGATATTTCTATCCCTGAGATGCCTGATTTGGAAAGGGGATGCAGATGTGGTGAAGTTCTTAGGGGTCTAATTTTACCCGATGAATGCCCTCTATTTGGAAGACTATGCACTCCTCAAACCCCAATAGGACCATGCATGGTTTCATATGAAGGTACTTGCCAGATATTTTACAAATATGGCTCATTGTTTGGTGAGTAG
- a CDS encoding HypC/HybG/HupF family hydrogenase formation chaperone: MCLAIPGKIVEIRGVVAIVDYGGVRREARIDFVPDVKQGDYVIVHTGFAIEKMDEESAKKSIEAWDEILEGDLE; encoded by the coding sequence ATGTGTCTTGCAATTCCAGGAAAAATAGTGGAAATTCGTGGAGTGGTTGCAATAGTGGATTACGGTGGAGTACGTAGAGAAGCAAGAATAGATTTCGTTCCTGATGTCAAGCAGGGGGATTATGTAATTGTACACACTGGATTTGCCATTGAGAAAATGGATGAGGAGTCGGCAAAAAAGAGTATAGAAGCATGGGATGAGATTTTAGAAGGGGATCTGGAATGA